DNA sequence from the Tachysurus fulvidraco isolate hzauxx_2018 chromosome 1, HZAU_PFXX_2.0, whole genome shotgun sequence genome:
CTGTACGAAGCATTTCAGtcaagtaataataataataataataataataataataataataataataataataataataataatgtttaatatgagTTTATGGTCAGAATTGGAATCTAAATCCACACAGAAGTTTTCCCATTCCTCACTATAGTCCCACTTCTCCCCAGATCAGCTTTGGGCCTCGCTCCCTGTCTCTCCTGTTCTAAGTTGACACGGTTCTGCTCTGACGCTGGACTGCTGGTTCTGGACATGGGAGAGCTTTTGGTGCTGTAGGTCCTAAAGGCCATGTCCAGCTGCTCCTGTGCCACACGCAGATGATGGTGTAAACTTGCCAGGTCGGGTGGGATGTTTTTATCCAGACTGGCACAGTTCTGATCCTGGTCCTGGTTCTGGTTGTGTGAGGCAACGCTGCTGTGGTTCGGTTGCTGAGGAAGGGTGCTGTTCTGATTCTGTTGATGAGAGAGGACACCATTTTGGTTCTGGTTGCCCGTGTTCTCGGATTTGACAACAAAGTTGTATCCCGGAGGTGAGGCCGGAATATTACGTGCATATGGAAAAGCACAGGAGTGAAGACCCTGGTCACGGATCCGTCGTCTTCTGAGCATGTCCCGGAAAGCGCCAATTCCAAGATGGAACATCTCGCAGAGGTTGAGCAGCAAACAGAGGCAGCTTACCACATACATGATCAGCAGGAAGATGGTTTTCTCGGTGGGACGAGACACAAAGCAGTCGACTCGATGAGGACAGGGAATTtcatcacacacatatgtggGAATGACACGGAATCCATACAGCAGGTACTGACCCACCAGAAAGAAGACCTCGAAAATGGCACGTGATAAGAGCTGGAGGATGTAAATCTTCATCAGACCTTCTTGAATGATCCTGCGACGGCCATCGTGCTTAGTTTTATCTATTCTTGTGTTGTTCTCCATCCCTGTTTTGGTTTCCTGAAGCTCCAGGTCCTCTCTGTACATCATCGGTTCCATGTCATCACAGTCACCACCATCGTCACACTCCTCCATCTGATCCACATCCCTCCATCTGCTCCTGAGATTCTTCCGGTGCcgtttcttcttctgctcctggTCATTGTCAGAGAAACGGGCGATCTTGTGGATGGCGTAACCGAGGTACATGACGGACGGTGTGGAAATCATGATGATCTGGAATACCCAGAAGCGGACGTGCGAAAGTGGAGCAAATGAGTCGTAGCAGACGTTGTCGCAGCCTGGCTGCTTGGTGTTGCAGGTGAACTTGGACTGCTCGTCAGAGTAGATGGACTCTCCGCCCACCGCCGTCAGCACAATGCGGAACACGATGAGGATCGTCAGCCACACTTTCCCCACGAAGGTGGAGTGGTTGTGGATCTCATCCAGGAGACGGGTGAGGAAACTCCAGCTCATGTTGGTCATAAAAGAAGTTCAGCTACGATCTGCAGACAGAaatggagaagagagagagagagagagagagagagagagagagagagagagtactggGATTAATACTTCATCTCTGTGTCCAGGTTTTacaacaatgttttaaaaataaattgaacacGACATTTAGAATTTTcttagtaataaataatttttagtgataaaaatatacaaactcCACAGAACGTGTTTATTCCACTGATGGCGTTTTTGTCTCTGAATCTCAAGAAGActttaagctccgcccacttcaccagcacatactgtatgatacACATATCCTTATCTATATAAACCATGCTGTGTATTTtctcttgagaaaaaaaaatcattaaattcacaaccaaaaaaaaaaaaacttacgaTCTACAAGATTtacagattaaagaaaaaaaaagataataaaaaagatttttctaaCAAACTATCCTCACAATtcagcaaacagtaaattaaaTTGTTAGATTTGTGTTGTATTCgctaactaaataataataaataaatgaaacaaacaaataaataactaacgattaaaaatgcagagttttcagattttaataataaaccgAGATCGCCTGAAGTCATAGAGATCATCTGAAGCCTGTAACCAACACAAAGAGACTGCAGTATAAAGTACTGA
Encoded proteins:
- the gjc2 gene encoding gap junction protein gamma 2, with the protein product MTNMSWSFLTRLLDEIHNHSTFVGKVWLTILIVFRIVLTAVGGESIYSDEQSKFTCNTKQPGCDNVCYDSFAPLSHVRFWVFQIIMISTPSVMYLGYAIHKIARFSDNDQEQKKKRHRKNLRSRWRDVDQMEECDDGGDCDDMEPMMYREDLELQETKTGMENNTRIDKTKHDGRRRIIQEGLMKIYILQLLSRAIFEVFFLVGQYLLYGFRVIPTYVCDEIPCPHRVDCFVSRPTEKTIFLLIMYVVSCLCLLLNLCEMFHLGIGAFRDMLRRRRIRDQGLHSCAFPYARNIPASPPGYNFVVKSENTGNQNQNGVLSHQQNQNSTLPQQPNHSSVASHNQNQDQDQNCASLDKNIPPDLASLHHHLRVAQEQLDMAFRTYSTKSSPMSRTSSPASEQNRVNLEQERQGARPKADLGRSGTIVRNGKTSVWI